The Humulus lupulus chromosome 3, drHumLupu1.1, whole genome shotgun sequence genome window below encodes:
- the LOC133825679 gene encoding uncharacterized protein LOC133825679, protein MASEYKDSSGRIRCPCVRCINNRLETLPMVKAHVFDWGFHQGYEKWIYHGEAEADVANVVDANDDDVDEMIPMVEDFLLPTTEEVENNPAAGQFYDDLFDEIEAELYPGCHWISSLNFLAKLLHLKVRGKIPNKIFDELLKLLKLAFPKGNKIPSTYYEAKKRLQKLGLGYESIHVCEHDCCLFYKEHSTKETCPICGSSRWISPEKTDGKKVPHKVMRYFPLTPRLKRLYSSRLTAKQMLWHYTGKSKDDGIMRHPVDGLAWKDFDVKHPNFASEPRNVRLGLAADGFNPFGNMSQAYSMWPVVLANYNLPPWMCMKDNNIILSILIPGPKSPGKDMDIFLRPLVDELKELWVNGVDTRDSITNTMFKLRAALLWTVNDFPARSYLSGWSGQGYKACPTCNEDTTSVRVIGKTSYIGHRRFLPSNHRMRRDTQFDGQIERRRPPRRFTCDEILEQVNKLVPQVPGKHEMLGGVKRRRIAEDQNWRKKSIFYELDYWSSNTLKHNIDVMHVEKNVCDSLLGTILDNDKSKDTTNARHDLKRFGVRESLWIYEDDSGKLMKPHAPYVLTSDQRM, encoded by the coding sequence ATGGCGTCGGAATATAAGGATTCCTCTGGTagaattaggtgtccgtgtgtTAGATGCATAAACAATAGGCTTGAAACTTTACCTATGGTGAAAGCACACGTATTCGATTGGGGTTTTCATCAAGGTTACGAGAAGTGGATATATCACGGTGAAGCAGAAGCAGATGTTGCCAATGTGGTGGACGCCAACGATGATGATGTTGATGAGATGATTCCGATGGTCGAAGACTTCCTTCTACCTACAACCGAAGAAGTTGAAAATAATCCTGCGGCGGGACAATTTTATGACGATCTGTTTGACGAGATAGAGGCTGAGTTATATCCTGGTTGTCATTGGATATCTTCTCTTAACTTTTTAGCAAAACTattgcatttgaaagttagaggcaAGATTCCGAATAAAATCTTCGATGAATTACTGAAATTACTAAAGCTTGCATTTCCGAAGGgaaataaaattccatcaaccTACTACGAGGCTAAAAAAAGATTACAGAAATTAGGGTTAGGGTACGAGTCAATTCATGTATGTGAACATGACTGTTGTTTGTTTTACAAAGAGCATTCAACTAAAGAGACTTGTCCAATttgcggaagtagtagatggatttcTCCTGAAAAAACGGATGGAAAAAAGGTACcacataaggtgatgcgttactttccattgacTCCTCGATTAAAAAGACTGTACAGTTCAAGACTTACAGCGAAGCAAATGTTATGGCACTATACTGGGAAATCAAAAGACGATGGGATAATGAGACACCCAGTGGATGGGTTAGCGTGGAAGGATTTCGATGTCAAACATCCTAATTTTGCTAGTGAACCTCGGAATGTTCGTTTAGGTTTAGctgcagatggtttcaatccgttTGGCAACATGAGTCAAGCATATagtatgtggcctgtggtgttggctaACTACAATCTTCCACCTTGGATGTGTATGAAagataataatatcatattatctATTCTTATTCCTGGACCAAAATCACCGGGAAAGGACATGGATATATTcttgagaccattggtggatgagttaaagGAGTTGTGGGTTAATGGTGTCGATACAAGAGACAGTATAACCAACACTATGTTCAAGTTGCGTGCAGCCTTATTGTGGACAGTTAACGATTTTCCTGCTCGTAGCTATttatctggatggagtggtcagggatacaaagcttgtccgacGTGTAATGAAGACACAACTTCTGTTCGAGTAATCGGTAAGACATCCTacattggtcacagaagattccttCCAAGTAaccatcgaatgagaagagacactCAGTTTGACGGACAAATCGAGAGAAGACGTCCACCAAGACGTTTTACTTGTGACGAAATATTAGAACAAGTAAACAAACTTGTACCACAAGTTCCTGGAAAACACGAGATGCTTGGAGGTGTCAAACGTAGGCGTATTGCAGAAGATCAAAATTGGAggaagaaaagcatattttatgaGCTTGATTATTGGTCTTCGAACACGTTAAAACACaacattgatgtcatgcatgtggagaagaatgtgtgtgatagtttgttaggCACTATCTTGGATAATGATAAAtccaaggacaccactaatgcaagacatgatttgaaaaggTTTGGAGTAAGGGAATCGTTGTGGATATATGAAGATGACAGCGGAAAGTTAATGAAGCCTCATGCCCCTTATGTTCTCACATCTGATCAACGAATGTAG
- the LOC133825680 gene encoding ankyrin repeat-containing protein NPR4-like — MSIIVEAVKFFIRTQMYSRYIKKITNDRHNDGDHLVDIDRLDPLQITCGQENNAFHVAVKWGVSPQADRVQTLLRDYPLLAYQPNNKGDTPLHVAARLGHESFAVVLIEHARAAAAGHSVDYYRDVLSKVNTKGNTALHEAVLNGHFQIAKRLIEEHPGLTDFVNEAGESPLFLAVEGQFYDIASIILDTNPTCSLLGGSGMTVMHAAVICSSPFYVKVGELRFLRSVTKGFDEFVKKVLERCGSEILERADEYGWMPHHHAANIGQSEIFKLFLEAKRSLAYIKDKQGMNALHIAARKGYTEVIRTLLEECPDIAELLDNRERTALHIAVEHKQLSVVRTLSHERAFIDLINEQDNEGYTALHVAALHCHHRIFLCLASNRSTNKRIINKMGATAFQIFAGRSKILGKLGKFAAIYKVYQKFHLLTLQLMARYPRESDETYEETLSKMTQSELQEKNKEQDVKHMQNMNLVVLTLITGAAFQAAITMPGAGKYGTPKGLEAFKSFMYYNSNAFVFSSATMLFHFIISLFSNSRLVNLRYRNFFITVSVSLSIYYYLLAYKMGTKALLSEKKELNSLKSENIDLNDIVPTFCFTVTLLVYFGCLLWL, encoded by the exons ATGTCGATCATAGTTGAAGCGGTAAAGTTCTTTATTCGGACGCAAATGTACTCCagatacattaaaaaaataactaatgatCGGCATAACGATGGCGATCATTTGGTAGACATTGACAGGTTAGATCCTCTACAGATAACTTGTGGCCAAGAAAACAATGCCTTTCATGTTGCAGTGAAATGGGGAGTTAGCCCTCAAGCTGATCGGGTCCAAACCTTGCTAAGGGATTACCCCTTACTTGCCTATCAGCCGAACAATAAAGGCGACACCCCGCTACATGTGGCGGCAAGGTTAGGGCATGAGAGCTTCGCTGTGGTTCTGATAGAACATGCAAGGGCAGCAGCAGCAGGCCATAGTGTTGACTACTACAGAGATGTGCTGAGCAAGGTAAATACGAAGGGAAACACAGCTCTTCATGAAGCTGTACTCAACGGTCACTTCCAAATTGCGAAGCGGTTGATCGAGGAACACCCAGGTTTGACAGATTTTGTAAATGAGGCTGGGGAATCTCCTCTCTTTCTGGCCGTAGAAGGACAATTTTATGATATTGCTTCCATCATTTTGGACACTAATCCAACATGCTCTCTGTTAGGAGGGAGCGGCATGACTGTCATGCATGCTGCTGTCATTTGTTCGTCCCCTTTTT atGTAAAAGTTGGTGAATTGAGGTTTTTGAGAAGTGTTACAAAGGGTTTTGACG AATTTGTTAAAAAAGTGCTGGAGAGATGTGGATCCGAGATTTTAGAAAGAGCAGATGAGTATGGATGGATGCCTCATCACCATGCTGCAAACATCGGACAATCAGAAATCTTTAAACTATTTTTGGAGGCCAAAAGATCTCTTGCTTACATCAAAGATAAACAAGGTATGAATGCTCTTCACATCGCCGCAAGAAAAGGATACACAGAAGTCATCAGAACATTGTTAGAAGAATGTCCAGATATTGCTGAGCTGTTGGACAATAGAGAGCGAACTGCTCTTCACATTGCTGTTGAACACAAACAGCTTTCTGTGGTACGTACTTTGTCACATGAGAGAGCTTTCATTGATCTTATAAATGAGCAAGACAATGAGGGATATACAGCTCTACATGTAGCTGCTCTCCATTGTCACCATAGAATTTTTTTGTGTTTAGCAAGTAATAGGAGTACCAACAAGAGAATCATCAATAAGATGGGAGCGACTGCGTTTCAGATTTTTGCGGGCCGTTCAAAAATACTTGGTAAACTTGGGAAG TTTGCAGCTATATATAAAGTGTATCAGAAATTCCACCTTCTAACTTTACAATTAATGGCACGGTATCCTAGAGAAAGTGACGAAACGTATGAAGAAACCCTATCAAAAATGACTCAATCTGAACTACAGGAAAAAAATAAGGAACAAGATGTAAAGCACATGCAAAACATGAACTTAGTGGTGTTGACACTGATTACAGGTGCTGCATTTCAAGCAGCCATTACCATGCCAGGGGCTGGGAAGTATGGCACTCCAAAGGGATTGGAAGCTTTTAAAAGCTTCATGTATTACAATTCGAATGCATTTGTGTTCTCGTCGGCCACTATGCTATTCCACtttataatttctcttttctccaATTCGCGACTAGTGAATCTAAGGTATCGCAATTTCTTTATAACAGTTTCTGTATCTTTGTCCATTTACTACTATTTGTTAGCCTATAAGATGGGTACAAAAGCACTGCTATCTGAGAAGAAAGAGCTAAATAGTCTGAAGAGTGAGAACATTGATTTGAATGATATAGTCCCTACATTCTGTTTCACTGTCACGTTGCTCGTTTACTTTGGTTGCTTATTGTGGTTATAG